Within the Zea mays cultivar B73 chromosome 10, Zm-B73-REFERENCE-NAM-5.0, whole genome shotgun sequence genome, the region GTAGCTAGAAGTGGCTTGTGAAATCTGTGAAACAATCTGTTTTCTGTTCTCCACCCAGAAGCGTGAAGCGTGAAGTGGCTTGTGAAATCTGTTTCTATCCGTTTGTGAACAATCTGTTTTCTGTTTGTATCCGTTTGTGAAATCTGTTTGTATCCGTTTGTGAACAATATGTTTTCTGTTTTCTATTAAAAGTTCTAGTAAAAGTTCTGTTTTCTGTTTTCTGGAGACTGCCAAAACAGCTGTGAAAACATGTAAACATGAAGAAAGTTCTGTTTTCTGGAGCCGTTCTGTAAAACATGTAGACATGAAGAAACAACTGTGAAAACAGTAAACCTTGGTGAACAATCTGTTTTCTGGGAACAATCTGTTTTCTGGGAACAATCTGCCAAAACAGCTGTGAAAACAGTAAACATGAAGAAACCTTGGTCGTTCACAGCTGTTTTCTGGAGACTGCCAAAACATGTTCTCTGCTCACTGGTTACTCTGTGAAGAAAATGGCCAGAAACCAGAACTGTGAAAACAGCCGCTGGTGAAAATGGCCAGAAGCACCTTGGTTTCGTGATCACAGTTCTATTTTCAATGTTCAGACCAATGGCCAGAAACCGTTCCCAAACTGGCCAGAAATCGTGAACCAGAACTGTGAAAATGGCCAGAAGCAGTTCCCAGAGACAGAACTGTGATCACAGAACAAGTAACTGAACCAGACCTGTGAACCAGAACTGTGATCACAGAACACACACCAGAACTGTGATCACGACCAAGGTGCTGCACACATACTATCTGGGAACTGTGATCACGAACGAGTAACTGAACACACTGAAAGATTAACTGAGCACAACCAACTGCATAGATAGTCTTCAGTACATAGAGAGTCTTACATAAACACAACCACATCACATAGTCTTGACATCACAAAAGTCTACATAGCTGGTTACAAGTCCATCACATGACACAAACTGGttacaagttcatctcatgaccaCAAAAGATAGAACGACAGAAGATTCATTTCGTCTCGCGATCAAACATCTGGTCGTAGTCGTAGCCCATAATACGACAATGCTCGAACAAAGAGACATGCACTTTGTTCTCCTCCCACTTCATGTCTTCAAAAACCATTTCCCACAGCTCCGGATCTTCTGACACATATCCATCCACTTGGTCCTCACAATCAGAAGGGTGAGAGTTGTCTTCAAAATCAGAAGGGGGATGATCAAGATCCCAACCAGGACATTTGTTCTCTAGATCTTCTTCACACACAATTGAAGTCTTCTCGAGACTCTTGCACACTTCCTTCAAATGGCCTGCAAGCTTTCCAACCTTACCCCCTTCAACTTCTGGGATGCTACAACACAACCTATTCATGTTTTGTAAAAGTGAAGATTGCCTCCTCATCTCTTGAATGGCATATCGCAGTGAGTTTTTGATGCTAATATGATACTTCAAGTGAACATGTTCCTATACAAATTAAACTACTTGTTAGTCCAGTGGATGATTAAATTACCATGCTTGTGAAGAACTACCCCTATGCAGCCCTGTACCCTATGCAACAAAATAAGATAGAAAGAAAATCAGTCACCTGTGATAGCTGCGTGGAGtcgtcttcaacaaatcttcgataGTTCACAGCAGAGACGGCCATGTTAACCTTATCTGCTGCAATAGTGGCAGATTCAACAGCCGCACGCGCCTCCTTCTCAGCAACCAACACCGCACATCTGGCCTCCGCAGCTGCAACAGCCGCAGCATGAGCAGCATCAACAGCTTCTGCAACAGCGACGACCGGAGAAGTTCGATCCATCTCCATGATTTTGGTGAGGAGTCTGGGATGCGGCAGCTATGGTTGCGCAGGAAGAGAAGGAGAGGTAAAGCGGAGGTACAGcgacgggcggctagggtttaggaGATAGATCGAACCAGGAAAAGAACGACGGCTGCCAGCAGGTAACGGAGGTAGACGATGTCAGTTTCATGGTTTTAATCAAAGAGGTTACCAAGTAATGGAGTGTTCTTGTTCGTTTTAGCGAGTGGCCTATTCTCTGCTTTTCCATATCAGCTAATCCCTCGCCTACGCCTCCAAAACGTCGAAGCCACACGTGCGGATCTCCGTAATAGCAAATCTCTCGCCTGGGTCGAGGTGCCGCCGGTTCGCCCACCTGGCCTTCAGCTTCCAGCGCATCGTTCTTCTCCGTGCTCGCCAGTGGGTTGCTGACAGAGATGGTAGTGGCCGCCGCGGCCGCACTCTACCTCGCTGTAAAGCCCCTGcccctcgtcctcgtcctcgtccacCACAGCCGCCCCGCGCCCTCCTCCGCGCTCCGCCTCCCCCGCCGAACCGCCAGCGCCTGGCTGCCGCGCTTCCCCTCCTGCTCGACCTCAGCGCCGCCGCCGTTCGCAGCCGTCGCATCCATGGACGCGCCGCCCCAGGGTTACCGCACCAACGTCGGCATCTGCCTCGCCGACCCATCCCTCACCAAGGCAAGCGCGGCCCCTCCCTCGAGCACGATCCTGCTCCTCTCCCCCACGCACCTGCGCTGGGTATTGTATTGCCGGGCTTCGTTCTGACGATTAATGATACGATTCTCCTTTTCTCCAGATTTTCTCGGCTTCTAGGATCGACATTCCTAGCGCGTGGCAGATGCCTCAGGTGATCTTGGGAGATCCTCTGTACTTTTCAACCCGCTAATTAGTATAAGCATAGCCTAAGGCCTAGAAATCCCTAACCCACTAACAATCTGCCTACAGGGTGGTATAGATGCAGGGGAAGAACCAAGGGCGGCTGCCTTCAGGGAATTGAGAGAAGAAACTGGTGTCACATCCGCAGAGATCGTGGCTGAGGTCAGTTTGCCTTTCCACCTGATTCCATCACGTGATTAATTGCAATTTGCCCAGTGTCAACTATCCTATCCTACAGAGGTGGATTATCAGCTCATGTACAAACCTCTTATGCCTTTGTCTTCATAGCCGGTGGTGGTTAAGACTTGAGATAGTTTTGTCACTCTGTGAATGATAGCTGAGTGAATGCATGCATCTATGTAGGCTCCTGTCTGGTTAACATATGATTTCCCCATGGATGTGAGAACCAAGCTGAATGCCAGGTAGGGAACCGATTGGAAAGGCCAAGCTCAAAAATGGTTAGTCCGACTAAATTTTTCAGCTGAGAATTCTATGAAGTAATCTCGTTTTGTTTCGACCCTTTGTCGGATTGGAATTTCAACCTGCGAGCATAATCCAAGTGAATATGAATATAacatcctaaatattatgaacgaaTCCAAGTGAAAATCTTCCAGGTTGCACATAGCATAGCAATTAGCAGGCAAAATACTTCACCGCACGGCTACTTATTAGTCTCCTTGCCGTAGAAATACACAGTTATGTAAGATGCCAGTTCTCATGCTACCTGGGATGCCAGTTCATGCCACTGTTCTAAAAGTTGGATGCCTGGATTTATGACACTTGTTGGACCCCAGGCTGCACCCTGCTGCCCTTGTGGTCTATAAGTGCTTTTATGGAACACTGGTTAAGCCCACCTACACTAACTCCCAAGTATTGAAGTGCTATCACATGAGATACAAGTGCAGAAGGTCGATGTTTTTTTTTAGACGAATTGGGTAGCGGTGGCAGAGCTTGGGCTAAAGTTTTAGTTGCTTCACAACTTTGGGTGCCAAGTGAAGTAACTAGGTGTTTTATGTACAAACGGGTGATTAGCCTTATTTTCCATAAAATTGAGTGATAAATAGCTAGGCTTGGTTCCACTTACCCACCCTGTTCCATGGGTCATAGTTCTGCTGATCCAATACTCCATTGATGCATCCCTTGGTAGGACATTTTGTAATGAATTTTTAATGCAATATAGTTATTCTGACTTCTTAACAGCAGTTTTTGTTCATACTTTTCGATGTTTACTTGAAGTATGGCATCCATAGTGTTCTACCGTTGTGCTATTGAAACTCAAAACCACCTTCTATTTGACTTAAGGTCATTATGTTGTCCTTGTGTTGGATTAACACTTTTTTATTATTCCTTTTTCTCGGATAAAGTGGTTGTAATTCTGTCTGAACTGCTATTGTGTTATAGTAGTGCTGTGTGCTCTGAACCTCGGAGACCATATCTGGTTTTTGATGGCTCTGTATGCTTGCGTATCATCGCGTAATCTACATATATGGTAGTTTTTTAGGAACTTTTCATACCTTTAAAGTACGTTCcatatctctactatatttaagTGTGAATATCTTCCCGCGTCTCCCTCCCACGCGCACCGCCAGAAAAATACAAAAAATAAACGTAGAACCTGGGGTTCGAACCCTAACCACTGGAATACATATTTGTTTGTGTTTTACAAAAGATAGATATTGTAAATATTGTGAATATAGAAACCGTAGTAagacacgggcaaccgactagtttcCATCAAAAAACTCCTGCAGTAGATGCTAGCCAATTATGTTCACCATTAGTTAAAATCACTCGGCTGATAGTCAGTAACTTGatatggcctgtttttccaaagtcTCGTTTGGATCTTGTTTGATCTTATATAAGATGGGCTTAAAAATATGCTTCAGTTGGATTTTAGTAGGGACATCACAGGCTCTGATTTCTATGTATCTAGTGCGGCCCATCTTTTTTTTTTTTGAGACGCAGTGCAGCCCACCTACAAGTAGAGTGACATCATTCACAAACTCTGCTTGTCCATGGCTCTAGTACGACCCGCTTACACTGTCAGCTATTCAGCTCACAGCTGTTGTAATATATTGGCCTCATGACTAGGAGATAGTGTGACTGAATGATATACCTTTGGGCTCAATATTTGGAGTTAGTGTAGGTGGGCTGCACGCCTGCACTAGATCCTCATTCAGGTCAAGACTGTACTTGGTTCATATGTTATACTTGTCTTATGATGGCAATAGAACAGTCAATTTCAAAGTAATTTAACATCTTGCCTGCCCCATAGTAGAAATTCTGGTATGTGACTTTGTTGAAATGTGGCGACATTCACAGGTTTTTATTTAGGCTTACTGGAAATGATGATGAGATTAACCTTAATGGTGATGGATCTGAGAAGCCAGAGTTTGGTGAATGGACATGGATGACTCCCCAGGAAGTTATTGAAAAGGTGGACCATTTTCCTCCCCGCACCCCTTTTTTTTACCTGATCCGTTTGAAAATATCTAATATATTTCCATTTGAGTGAACAGGCAGTTGATTTCAAGAAACCTGTATATGAGGAAGCATTGAAACACTTTGCCCCCTACCTACAGTCAGATCCCGCCGCTTCATCATAGAAGATTCGACCAATTTGCATACATTATATTTTTTTTTTATTTGGAAACTACCCTGCTGTATCTGGACCCCCAATAATTTGACACGACGCATTGGAGCCATGGAGGTGTGCTACAATTTGATAGTGTGTGGCCTGTTTCAGTGAATTATATATGCCAGCATTGGATCCTCGCCCTCTACTTAGTCACATAAGTATACAATAAGTGGTGGAAACAGTTTACTGTAATGACCGCTACAGCTTCCCCCGTCGCATGATTGGGCTTGTGCCTTTAGTTTCAGCCAATCTGGAACATGGTGGCCAGTGTATCTTGTCTGCCAATGACTGAATGCTTTAGGTTGAAGCAGTACCATAACTCTAGAGAGACTGCTGTACAGCAACCTCAGGTTTATAGCACTGGCTACGGCAGATACCAGTgtctggctggctggctggcatTTGTTGTGGGGAGCACAGAGGAAAACAAATTGTTGGTTACACTCTGTACTACTGCGTCATGATATTGTCGGCTTTGGCTTTTGGAGGAACTGGAGATTTATTTGGCAGCTTTGGCTTTATGGTTCTTGGAGGAACAGGAGATTCACACATGCATTttgctttttttttttttttttttttaagtTGATGTGCTTATCTTCC harbors:
- the LOC100276802 gene encoding nudix hydrolase 26, chloroplastic codes for the protein MVVAAAAALYLAVKPLPLVLVLVHHSRPAPSSALRLPRRTASAWLPRFPSCSTSAPPPFAAVASMDAPPQGYRTNVGICLADPSLTKIFSASRIDIPSAWQMPQGGIDAGEEPRAAAFRELREETGVTSAEIVAEAPVWLTYDFPMDVRTKLNARFLFRLTGNDDEINLNGDGSEKPEFGEWTWMTPQEVIEKAVDFKKPVYEEALKHFAPYLQSDPAASS